The following are encoded in a window of Kitasatospora sp. NBC_01250 genomic DNA:
- a CDS encoding LysR family transcriptional regulator, producing MEDSADHGTDHRPELALPQVHAFVLLAEELHFGRTAERLGIAQPPLSQQIRRLEAKVGHPLFTRGPGRIALTPSGHELLPAARRALDELATGLAAARRTGDGEQGRLRIGFSASLALTLLPGLLRTHRDRYPGVDLEIREMTTAPQVTALREQLLDVGLLREPPREPWLASETLLSEEFVAVLPATHRLTARRVVPVAALADEPFVLLPREAGPTVHDRILRLCRASGFEPRLGQQAVEWQTVSALVGAGLGVSLAPASIRRIRLKGVAYRRIDPSGERTTVAMAWRAGEQSPLVARFLESARRGVLGEE from the coding sequence ATGGAAGACTCCGCCGACCACGGCACCGACCATCGCCCCGAACTGGCCCTCCCGCAGGTGCACGCCTTCGTGCTGCTCGCCGAGGAACTCCACTTCGGGCGCACGGCGGAGCGGCTGGGCATCGCACAGCCACCGCTGAGCCAGCAGATCCGCCGGCTGGAGGCCAAGGTCGGGCACCCGCTGTTCACCCGCGGGCCCGGCCGGATCGCCCTCACCCCCTCGGGACACGAGCTGCTGCCGGCCGCCCGGCGCGCGCTCGACGAACTGGCCACCGGGCTGGCGGCGGCCCGCCGCACCGGTGACGGCGAGCAGGGCCGGCTGCGGATCGGCTTCTCCGCCTCGCTCGCGCTGACGCTCCTGCCCGGTCTGCTGCGCACCCATCGGGACCGGTACCCGGGCGTGGACCTGGAGATCCGCGAGATGACCACCGCTCCCCAGGTCACGGCCCTGCGCGAGCAGTTGCTCGACGTCGGCCTGCTGCGCGAGCCACCGCGGGAGCCGTGGCTGGCCAGCGAGACGCTGCTGAGCGAGGAGTTCGTCGCCGTGCTGCCGGCGACCCATCGGCTGACGGCCCGCCGCGTCGTGCCCGTGGCGGCGCTGGCGGACGAGCCGTTCGTGCTGCTGCCGCGCGAGGCCGGACCCACGGTGCACGACCGGATCCTGCGCCTGTGCCGCGCGAGCGGGTTCGAGCCCCGGCTCGGCCAGCAGGCAGTGGAGTGGCAGACGGTCAGCGCACTGGTCGGCGCGGGGCTCGGGGTCTCGCTCGCCCCCGCGAGCATCCGCCGGATCCGCCTCAAGGGGGTCGCCTACCGCCGGATCGACCCGAGCGGCGAGCGCACCACGGTGGCGATGGCCTGGCGCGCCGGGGAGCAGA
- a CDS encoding RidA family protein, with the protein MTERRAILSGSTFEEQIGYARAVVDGDWVHVSGTTGFDYAAMTISEDVVEQAEQCLRNIGQALAEADCSFADVVRVRYLLPRREDFEPCWPALRRCFGEVRPAATMMVCGLADPRMKIEIEVYARRAELSNSNQDHCSAAR; encoded by the coding sequence ATGACGGAACGACGAGCGATTCTCAGCGGCTCCACCTTCGAGGAACAGATCGGCTACGCCCGGGCGGTGGTCGACGGCGACTGGGTGCACGTGTCGGGCACCACGGGATTCGACTACGCGGCGATGACCATCTCCGAGGACGTGGTGGAACAGGCGGAGCAGTGCCTGCGCAACATCGGGCAGGCGCTGGCGGAGGCGGACTGCTCGTTCGCCGACGTGGTGCGGGTCCGGTACCTGCTGCCCCGGCGCGAGGACTTCGAGCCGTGCTGGCCCGCCCTGCGCCGCTGCTTCGGCGAGGTCCGGCCGGCCGCGACCATGATGGTCTGCGGCCTGGCCGATCCCCGGATGAAGATCGAGATCGAGGTCTACGCCCGCCGGGCGGAGTTGTCGAACTCGAACCAGGACCACTGCTCGGCCGCCCGGTAG